A single window of Archangium gephyra DNA harbors:
- a CDS encoding MarR family winged helix-turn-helix transcriptional regulator — protein sequence MTIVARSHLKLDEFLPYRLSLASNAVSQVIARAYEEHFGLKMHEWRVITVLAQDGELTQQEIVGRTKMDKVTVSRAAQVLERRKLLRRVTNADDGRSLRLSLTAEGQKLYARVVPAALELEAEVLEGLSEREISELKDVLHRLEAAAERVLSRR from the coding sequence GTGACGATCGTGGCGCGCTCCCATCTCAAGCTCGATGAGTTCCTGCCGTACCGGCTCTCCCTCGCCTCCAACGCGGTGAGCCAGGTCATCGCCCGGGCCTACGAGGAACACTTCGGCCTCAAGATGCACGAGTGGCGCGTCATCACCGTGCTGGCCCAGGACGGCGAGCTCACCCAGCAGGAGATCGTCGGCCGCACGAAGATGGACAAGGTGACGGTGAGCCGCGCCGCTCAGGTGCTCGAGCGGCGCAAGCTCCTGCGCCGGGTGACCAACGCCGACGACGGCCGCTCCCTCCGGCTCTCCCTCACCGCCGAGGGGCAGAAGCTCTACGCCCGCGTCGTCCCCGCCGCCCTGGAGCTCGAGGCGGAAGTCCTCGAGGGGCTCAGCGAGCGGGAGATCTCCGAGCTCAAGGACGTGCTCCACCGCCTCGAGGCGGCCGCCGAGCGCGTGCTCTCCCGTCGCTGA
- a CDS encoding DUF4870 domain-containing protein, whose translation METHQQLGSFITGSPEPTTDEKIWGALAHVSALVLSVFGPLLVILLKGKQSIWVERQAKEALNFQATMLAMTVVMLVAGLLLFCFGGVLLWKLLAPLGLAVAVLSIYAGIKAHEGVLYRYPFNVRLVK comes from the coding sequence ATGGAGACTCATCAGCAGCTCGGCTCGTTCATCACCGGCTCGCCGGAGCCAACGACGGACGAGAAGATCTGGGGCGCGCTCGCGCACGTGAGCGCCTTGGTGCTGTCCGTCTTCGGCCCCCTGCTCGTCATCCTTCTCAAGGGCAAGCAGTCCATCTGGGTGGAGCGCCAGGCGAAGGAGGCGCTCAACTTCCAGGCCACGATGCTGGCCATGACCGTCGTGATGCTGGTCGCGGGCCTGCTCCTGTTCTGCTTCGGTGGCGTCCTGCTCTGGAAGCTGCTGGCGCCCCTGGGCCTGGCAGTCGCCGTGTTGTCCATCTACGCGGGAATCAAGGCCCACGAAGGGGTGCTGTACCGCTACCCCTTCAACGTCCGGCTGGTGAAGTAG
- a CDS encoding protoglobin domain-containing protein, producing the protein MAETLFEELKRYVRFEVEDEQALRALHELARHEFPAISEVFYDRILQHEGARSALAGESQVGHLKVTLVAWMEQLLRGPWDEEYFLLRCRIGRMHVRIALPQHYMFGAMNTLRQELNRIIDQHYGQQPALLGSARMALGKILDLELAIMLHTYREDLLAQQARSERLSTFGQLVGSIGHELRNPLGVIETSLFILKGRPLATDERATKHLDRIGEQVVLANRIVTDLLDMIRDRPLKREPLRLDEVWKDALTSVPAPEGVSIQAEGLEGLPTLQGDPGQMRQVFVNLLENAVQAVGEKGVVALSASAGPDRVELVLEDTGPGVSDAIRRRMFEPLMTTKARGIGLGLPLVKRIIERHGGSIAYSPREGHGARFVVRLPSHPST; encoded by the coding sequence ATGGCTGAGACCTTGTTCGAGGAGTTGAAGAGATACGTCCGCTTCGAGGTGGAGGACGAGCAGGCGCTCCGTGCGTTGCATGAGCTGGCCCGGCACGAGTTCCCGGCCATCTCGGAGGTCTTCTACGATCGCATCCTGCAGCACGAGGGAGCGCGGAGCGCCCTGGCGGGTGAGAGCCAGGTGGGCCACCTGAAGGTGACGCTGGTGGCCTGGATGGAGCAGCTGCTGCGCGGGCCCTGGGACGAGGAGTACTTCCTGCTGCGCTGCCGTATCGGCCGCATGCACGTGCGCATCGCGCTGCCCCAGCACTACATGTTCGGCGCGATGAACACCTTGCGGCAGGAGCTCAACCGCATCATCGACCAGCACTATGGGCAGCAGCCCGCGCTGCTGGGCTCCGCGCGGATGGCGCTCGGGAAGATCCTCGATCTCGAGCTGGCCATCATGCTGCACACCTACCGGGAGGACCTGCTCGCCCAGCAGGCGCGCAGCGAGCGGTTGTCCACCTTCGGCCAGCTGGTGGGCTCCATCGGGCACGAGCTGCGCAATCCCCTGGGTGTCATCGAGACGTCGCTCTTCATCCTCAAGGGCCGGCCCCTGGCCACCGATGAGCGCGCCACCAAGCACCTGGACCGCATTGGCGAGCAGGTGGTGCTGGCCAACCGGATCGTCACGGACCTGCTGGACATGATCCGCGACCGGCCGCTCAAGCGCGAGCCGTTGCGGCTGGACGAGGTGTGGAAGGACGCGCTCACCTCGGTGCCCGCGCCCGAGGGGGTGTCCATCCAGGCCGAGGGGCTGGAGGGGCTGCCCACGCTCCAGGGGGACCCCGGGCAGATGCGCCAGGTCTTCGTCAATCTGCTGGAGAACGCCGTGCAGGCCGTGGGGGAGAAGGGCGTGGTGGCGCTGTCGGCCTCGGCGGGCCCGGACAGGGTGGAGCTGGTGCTGGAGGACACGGGGCCCGGCGTCAGCGACGCCATCCGGCGCCGCATGTTCGAACCGTTGATGACCACCAAGGCGAGAGGCATCGGCCTGGGGCTGCCGCTCGTCAAGCGCATCATCGAGCGGCACGGAGGCTCCATTGCCTACTCGCCCCGCGAGGGCCATGGCGCGCGTTTCGTGGTCCGGCTTCCTTCCCACCCTTCGACGTAG
- a CDS encoding response regulator, with translation MRKYLLLDDNEAFAENLAEILRDGGDEATVVTEGARALELARSQVFDVLLTDMKMPGMSGAAAVHRIRQVDPGLAAVIITAYPGEDDLETARREGLLAVLPKPVPIPTLVSLLSEARRDGLVALVEDDMALSDNLTEVLRTRGFSCVTARSVLDTEQLASVRPFVALVDLRLPGGPDGEALRRLRERFPDLPVFVMTAYPEALPSMAMAEHTDVFPKPFDTAGLLDVLERVHATRRQRTP, from the coding sequence ATGAGGAAATACCTGCTGTTGGATGACAACGAGGCCTTCGCGGAGAACCTCGCGGAGATCCTCCGGGACGGCGGAGACGAGGCCACGGTGGTGACGGAGGGCGCGCGGGCCCTGGAGCTGGCGCGCTCCCAGGTCTTCGACGTGCTCCTCACCGACATGAAGATGCCCGGCATGAGCGGGGCCGCGGCGGTGCACCGCATCCGCCAGGTGGATCCAGGGCTCGCCGCCGTGATCATCACCGCCTACCCCGGCGAGGATGACCTGGAGACGGCCCGGCGCGAGGGGCTGCTCGCGGTGCTGCCCAAGCCCGTGCCCATTCCCACGCTCGTGTCGCTGCTGTCCGAGGCGCGCCGGGATGGCCTGGTGGCGCTCGTCGAGGACGACATGGCCCTCAGCGACAACCTCACCGAGGTGTTGCGCACCCGCGGCTTCTCGTGCGTCACCGCGCGCTCGGTGCTGGACACCGAGCAGCTGGCCTCGGTCCGGCCCTTCGTGGCGCTGGTGGACCTGCGGCTGCCAGGCGGGCCGGATGGGGAGGCCCTGCGGCGGCTGCGCGAGCGCTTCCCGGACCTGCCGGTCTTCGTGATGACGGCCTACCCGGAGGCGCTCCCGTCCATGGCCATGGCGGAGCACACGGACGTCTTTCCCAAACCCTTCGATACGGCCGGGCTGCTGGATGTGCTGGAGCGCGTCCACGCCACGCGCCGGCAGAGGACCCCATGA
- the moaA gene encoding GTP 3',8-cyclase MoaA → MIDAPPHRDPLVPPLLDAQGRTMTYLRLSVTDRCNFRCTYCSPASWGGKKDLLTPEEFERIVSVFARMGIRRVRLTGGEPLIRPDILEVARRIAAVPGVEWLAITTNASHLERLAVPLREAGVTQLNISLDTLSEDTFRRISKQGDFGTILRGIDAAVGAGYASLKLNAVVMSGVNDAEVGDLIAYAHARGITPRFIELMPFGQGTPVPTAQLVERLRASGLSLVPDEEPQGAAAGPAQYWRAPGGRVGFISPLTQNFCGGCNRVRVASNGDLRSCLGGRAQAPLHTLIRGGATDAELALAVRRALGEKPDGHRFTEPGAGASLLTMMGIGG, encoded by the coding sequence ATGATCGACGCGCCTCCCCATAGGGATCCCCTGGTCCCTCCCTTGCTGGACGCCCAGGGGAGGACCATGACGTATCTGCGCCTGTCCGTGACGGACCGGTGCAACTTCCGCTGCACGTACTGCTCGCCGGCCAGCTGGGGTGGGAAGAAGGACCTGCTGACGCCCGAGGAGTTCGAGCGCATCGTCTCCGTCTTCGCGCGCATGGGCATCCGCCGGGTGCGGCTCACCGGCGGCGAGCCCCTCATCCGCCCGGACATCCTCGAGGTGGCGCGGCGCATCGCCGCCGTCCCCGGGGTGGAGTGGCTGGCCATCACCACCAACGCCAGCCACCTGGAGCGCCTGGCGGTGCCGCTGCGCGAGGCGGGCGTCACCCAGCTCAACATCAGCCTGGACACCCTGTCCGAGGACACCTTCCGGCGCATCTCCAAGCAGGGGGACTTCGGCACCATCCTGCGGGGCATCGACGCGGCCGTGGGCGCGGGCTACGCCTCGCTGAAGCTCAACGCCGTCGTCATGAGCGGGGTGAATGACGCCGAGGTGGGGGACCTCATCGCCTACGCCCACGCCCGGGGCATCACCCCGCGCTTCATCGAGCTGATGCCCTTCGGCCAGGGCACCCCGGTGCCCACGGCGCAGCTGGTGGAGCGGCTGCGGGCCAGCGGGCTGTCCCTGGTCCCCGACGAGGAGCCGCAAGGCGCCGCCGCGGGCCCGGCGCAGTACTGGCGCGCGCCCGGGGGCCGGGTGGGCTTCATCTCTCCCCTCACCCAGAACTTCTGCGGCGGCTGCAACCGCGTGCGCGTGGCCTCCAACGGGGACCTGCGCAGCTGCCTCGGCGGGCGGGCCCAGGCGCCGCTGCACACGCTCATCCGCGGTGGCGCCACGGACGCGGAGCTCGCCCTGGCCGTCCGCCGCGCCCTCGGGGAAAAGCCGGACGGCCACCGCTTCACCGAGCCCGGTGCCGGCGCCTCCCTGCTGACCATGATGGGCATTGGCGGCTGA
- a CDS encoding sensor histidine kinase, translating into MSLSRHPRVLVVDDNAAFLDNLQELLGDAGYQVHGASSCREARERAREGFDVALVDLRLPDGEGTALARELKEKVPESEVVLLTGFATLETAVAAVRAGACAYLMKPCAPNELLLTLEQAMRQVRLHEEKRELARRAQVTEKLAAVGTMTAGLSHEIRNPLNAAALQLSVLERRIRRLSEEQQPHLLEPLLLVRDEIRRLDHILEDFLQFARPREFRPEPVEVKPLLQRVVDLLAGQAEARRVRLVLEGDGGESVPPVQGEEERLRQVLINLALNALEATPADGLVRVSAEREGDRVLILVDDTGPGVPEEIRDRLFEPFFTTKAQGSGLGLSIVHAIVTQHGGTLEVGGSPEGGARFFLRLPLVR; encoded by the coding sequence ATGAGCCTCTCCAGGCATCCCCGCGTGCTCGTCGTCGACGACAACGCGGCCTTCCTCGACAACCTCCAGGAGCTGCTCGGTGACGCGGGCTACCAGGTGCACGGGGCGAGCAGTTGCCGCGAGGCCCGCGAGCGCGCCCGGGAGGGCTTCGACGTGGCGCTGGTGGACCTGCGGCTGCCGGACGGGGAGGGGACGGCGCTCGCCCGGGAGCTGAAGGAGAAGGTGCCCGAGTCCGAGGTGGTGCTGCTCACCGGTTTCGCCACGCTGGAGACGGCCGTGGCGGCGGTGCGCGCGGGGGCGTGCGCCTACCTGATGAAGCCCTGCGCGCCCAACGAGCTGCTCCTCACGCTGGAGCAGGCCATGCGCCAGGTGCGCCTGCACGAGGAGAAGCGCGAGCTGGCGCGCCGGGCCCAGGTGACGGAGAAGCTCGCCGCGGTGGGCACCATGACGGCCGGGCTCTCGCATGAGATCCGCAACCCGCTCAACGCGGCGGCCTTGCAGCTGTCGGTGCTGGAGCGGCGGATCCGCCGGCTCTCCGAGGAGCAGCAGCCCCACCTGCTGGAGCCGCTGCTGCTGGTGCGCGATGAGATCCGCCGGTTGGATCACATCCTCGAGGACTTCCTCCAGTTCGCCCGGCCGCGCGAGTTCCGCCCGGAGCCGGTGGAGGTGAAGCCGCTGCTGCAGCGCGTGGTGGATCTGCTCGCGGGCCAGGCGGAGGCGCGCCGGGTGCGGCTGGTGCTGGAGGGCGACGGGGGCGAGTCGGTGCCTCCCGTCCAGGGAGAGGAGGAGCGCTTGCGCCAGGTGCTCATCAACCTGGCCCTCAACGCGCTGGAGGCCACGCCGGCCGACGGGCTCGTCCGAGTCTCCGCGGAGCGCGAGGGCGATCGGGTGTTGATCCTCGTGGACGACACGGGTCCGGGCGTGCCCGAGGAGATCCGGGACCGGCTCTTCGAGCCCTTCTTCACCACCAAGGCCCAGGGCTCCGGCCTGGGTCTGTCCATCGTCCACGCCATCGTGACGCAGCACGGCGGCACGCTGGAGGTGGGCGGCTCGCCGGAGGGTGGGGCGCGCTTCTTCCTGCGCCTGCCCCTGGTCCGCTGA
- a CDS encoding OmpA family protein produces the protein MKLKALCVALSLLAIPTVASAQNPLDQLKKSAGDAGKAAIEKRVNAKLTEEARKNQCSFKSGTDQLEPGCDKKLKNLTNALVEAKKQLDAGGVQNYKFEVSGHTDSSGDAAKNKELSEKRAAVIVKELVSRGVPAGEIIAVGRGSEQPLVKPDNTAAKKAKNRRYEIQVRL, from the coding sequence ATGAAGCTCAAGGCGCTGTGTGTTGCCCTGTCCCTGCTCGCGATTCCCACGGTGGCGTCCGCCCAGAACCCGCTGGACCAGCTCAAGAAGTCCGCGGGGGACGCGGGCAAGGCCGCCATCGAGAAGCGCGTCAACGCGAAGCTGACGGAGGAGGCCCGCAAGAACCAGTGCAGCTTCAAGTCGGGCACCGACCAGCTCGAGCCCGGCTGCGACAAGAAGCTCAAGAACCTCACCAACGCCCTCGTCGAGGCGAAGAAGCAGCTCGATGCCGGCGGGGTGCAGAACTACAAGTTCGAGGTCTCCGGGCACACCGACTCGAGCGGCGACGCGGCCAAGAACAAGGAGCTCAGCGAGAAGCGCGCCGCCGTCATCGTCAAGGAGCTCGTCTCCCGGGGCGTGCCGGCTGGGGAGATCATCGCCGTGGGCCGCGGCTCGGAGCAGCCCCTGGTGAAGCCGGACAACACGGCGGCCAAGAAGGCCAAGAACCGGCGCTACGAGATCCAGGTCCGGCTCTGA
- a CDS encoding sigma-54-dependent transcriptional regulator has translation MSAQRILVVDDEGNARRAIATILGEEGYEVAEAANGEEGLARLSDFSPAVVLTDVRMPKMDGLTFLQKAREQGSDATFIVMTAFASVETAVEAMRAGAENYLVKPLDANAVLVVLSKALEKRALKREAETLREQVRQRTRFHNIIGEAPQLQGIYEVVRRAASTRATVLILGESGTGKELIAQAIHQESQRRDKPFVKVHCAALSENLLESELFGHEKGAFTGALARKEGRFELADGGTLFLDEIGEISPAVQVKLLRVLQQREFERVGGTQSLKVDVRIVAATHRDLVAEVKAGRFREDLYYRLNVVAVTLPPLRERKSDIPSLVSHFLEKYSDAYGKDVRGLAPGTLQAMLSYDWPGNIRELENAIERAVVLAGGNELTTDDLPPVLRGPRPTGSSPSSLIPGATLAQIEREAILRTLEMVQGSTTRAAEILGISVRKVQYRLKEYGTGATGKPAAGGDPDEENPEPETASE, from the coding sequence ATGTCCGCTCAACGCATCCTGGTCGTCGACGACGAGGGCAATGCCCGCCGCGCCATCGCCACCATCCTCGGGGAGGAGGGCTACGAGGTGGCGGAAGCCGCCAATGGAGAAGAGGGGCTCGCCCGGCTCTCCGACTTCTCGCCCGCCGTCGTGCTGACGGATGTCCGCATGCCGAAGATGGACGGGCTCACCTTCCTGCAGAAAGCGCGGGAGCAGGGCTCGGACGCCACGTTCATCGTGATGACGGCCTTCGCCAGCGTGGAGACGGCCGTGGAGGCCATGCGCGCCGGCGCCGAGAACTACCTGGTCAAGCCGCTGGACGCCAACGCCGTGCTGGTGGTGTTGAGCAAGGCGCTGGAGAAGCGGGCCCTCAAGCGCGAGGCGGAGACACTGCGCGAGCAGGTGCGCCAGCGCACGCGCTTCCACAACATCATCGGCGAGGCCCCCCAGCTCCAGGGCATCTACGAGGTGGTGCGCCGGGCGGCGTCCACCCGCGCCACGGTGCTCATCCTCGGCGAGTCCGGCACGGGCAAGGAGCTGATCGCCCAGGCCATCCACCAGGAATCGCAGCGGCGCGACAAGCCCTTCGTGAAGGTGCACTGCGCCGCGCTCTCCGAGAATCTGCTGGAGAGCGAGCTGTTCGGCCACGAGAAGGGCGCCTTCACCGGCGCGTTGGCCCGCAAGGAGGGCCGCTTCGAGCTGGCCGACGGCGGCACCCTCTTCCTGGATGAAATCGGAGAGATCTCCCCGGCGGTGCAGGTGAAGCTGCTGCGCGTGCTGCAACAGCGCGAGTTCGAGCGCGTGGGCGGCACGCAGTCGTTGAAGGTGGACGTGCGCATCGTCGCGGCCACCCACCGGGACCTGGTGGCCGAGGTGAAGGCGGGCCGGTTCCGCGAGGACTTGTACTACCGGCTGAACGTGGTGGCGGTGACGCTGCCGCCGCTGCGCGAGCGCAAGAGCGACATCCCCTCGCTGGTGAGCCACTTCCTGGAGAAGTACAGCGACGCGTACGGCAAGGACGTGCGGGGGCTGGCGCCGGGCACGCTGCAGGCGATGCTGTCGTACGACTGGCCGGGCAACATCCGCGAGCTGGAGAACGCCATCGAGCGCGCGGTGGTGCTGGCCGGGGGCAACGAGCTGACCACGGATGATCTGCCACCCGTGCTGCGGGGGCCCCGGCCCACCGGCTCCTCGCCCTCGTCCCTGATTCCAGGGGCCACGCTGGCGCAGATCGAGCGCGAGGCCATCCTCCGCACGCTGGAGATGGTGCAGGGCTCCACCACGCGGGCCGCGGAGATCCTCGGCATCAGCGTGCGCAAGGTGCAGTACCGGCTGAAGGAATACGGCACCGGTGCCACCGGCAAGCCCGCGGCGGGCGGCGACCCCGACGAGGAGAACCCGGAGCCCGAGACGGCTTCCGAGTAG
- the thiC gene encoding phosphomethylpyrimidine synthase ThiC — MSGASKSLKVDGKVLEGITQGPLPASRKVYVPGVLHPDVRVPMREISQTPTRHGHGPDAKLTPNPSIFVYDPSGPYTDPGASIDLRAGLPAVRSEWIHRRGDVEELAGITSEYGRAREADPRLAGLRFGHRRKPLVAKPGANVTQLHYARKGIITPEMEYVAIRENLKREAAAAELSRQHPGQSWGAAIPREITPEFVRDEVARGRAIIPANINHPELEPMIIGRNFLVKINANLGNSAVTSSIEEEVEKMVWSIRWGADTVMDLSTGRNIHETREWILRNAPVPIGTVPIYQALEKVGGKAEELTWDIYRDTLIEQCEQGVDYFTIHAGVLLRYIPLTARRVTGIVSRGGSILAKWCLAHHKENFLYTHFEEICEILKAYDVSFSLGDGLRPGSIADANDAAQFGELETLGELTKIAWKHDVQVMIEGPGHVPMHLIQENMTKQLAVCHEAPFYTLGPLTMDIAPGYDHFTSGIGAAMIGWFGTAMLCYVTPKEHLGLPNRDDVKEGVITYKIAAHAADLAKGHPGAQIRDNALSKARFEFRWEDQFNLSLDPERARAFHDETLPAEGAKVAHFCSMCGPQFCSMKITQDVRDYAEKVEAGMAEKSEEFKKAGSELYR, encoded by the coding sequence GTGAGCGGAGCCTCGAAGAGCCTCAAGGTGGATGGCAAGGTGCTGGAGGGCATTACCCAGGGGCCGTTGCCGGCCTCGCGCAAGGTGTACGTGCCCGGCGTGCTGCACCCGGACGTCCGCGTGCCCATGCGGGAGATCAGCCAGACGCCCACCCGGCATGGTCATGGGCCGGACGCGAAGCTGACGCCCAACCCCTCCATCTTCGTCTATGACCCGAGCGGTCCGTACACGGACCCCGGTGCCTCCATCGACCTGCGCGCGGGCCTGCCCGCGGTGCGCTCCGAGTGGATCCACCGCCGCGGGGACGTGGAGGAGCTGGCTGGCATCACCTCCGAGTATGGCCGCGCCCGTGAGGCGGATCCGCGCCTGGCGGGGCTGCGTTTCGGCCATCGCCGCAAGCCGCTGGTGGCGAAGCCGGGCGCCAACGTCACCCAGTTGCACTACGCCCGCAAGGGCATCATCACCCCCGAGATGGAGTACGTGGCCATCCGCGAGAACCTCAAGCGCGAGGCCGCGGCCGCCGAGCTCTCCCGGCAGCACCCGGGCCAGTCCTGGGGGGCGGCGATTCCCCGGGAGATCACCCCCGAATTCGTCCGGGACGAGGTGGCGCGCGGCCGGGCCATCATCCCCGCCAACATCAACCACCCGGAGCTGGAGCCGATGATCATCGGCCGCAACTTCCTGGTGAAGATCAACGCGAACCTCGGTAACTCGGCCGTCACGTCCTCCATCGAGGAGGAGGTGGAGAAGATGGTCTGGTCCATCCGCTGGGGAGCGGACACGGTGATGGACCTGTCCACCGGCCGCAACATCCACGAGACGCGCGAGTGGATTCTGCGCAACGCCCCGGTGCCCATCGGCACGGTGCCCATCTACCAGGCGCTGGAGAAGGTGGGCGGCAAGGCCGAGGAGCTCACCTGGGACATCTACCGCGACACCCTCATCGAGCAGTGCGAGCAGGGCGTGGACTACTTCACCATCCACGCGGGCGTGCTGCTGCGCTACATCCCGCTCACGGCCAGGCGCGTCACGGGCATCGTCAGCCGCGGCGGCTCCATCCTGGCCAAGTGGTGCCTGGCCCACCACAAGGAGAACTTCCTCTACACGCACTTCGAGGAGATCTGCGAGATCCTCAAGGCGTACGACGTCAGCTTCAGCCTGGGGGACGGGCTGCGGCCGGGCTCCATCGCGGACGCCAACGACGCGGCGCAGTTCGGCGAGCTGGAGACGCTCGGCGAGCTGACGAAGATCGCCTGGAAGCACGACGTGCAGGTGATGATCGAGGGCCCGGGCCACGTGCCCATGCACCTCATCCAGGAGAACATGACGAAGCAGCTCGCGGTGTGCCACGAGGCGCCCTTCTACACGCTGGGGCCCCTCACCATGGACATCGCCCCGGGCTATGACCACTTCACCAGTGGCATCGGCGCGGCGATGATCGGCTGGTTCGGCACGGCGATGCTCTGCTACGTCACGCCCAAGGAGCACCTGGGCCTGCCCAACCGGGATGACGTGAAGGAGGGCGTCATCACCTACAAGATCGCCGCCCACGCGGCGGACCTCGCCAAGGGGCACCCGGGCGCTCAAATCCGCGACAACGCCCTGTCCAAGGCCCGCTTCGAGTTCCGCTGGGAGGATCAGTTCAACCTCTCGCTGGACCCCGAGCGCGCCCGCGCCTTCCACGACGAGACCCTGCCGGCCGAGGGCGCCAAGGTGGCCCACTTCTGCTCCATGTGCGGCCCGCAGTTCTGCTCGATGAAGATCACCCAGGACGTGCGCGACTACGCGGAGAAGGTCGAGGCCGGCATGGCCGAGAAGAGCGAGGAGTTCAAGAAGGCCGGCTCGGAGCTCTACCGCTGA
- a CDS encoding CBS domain-containing protein — protein MTRSSLVTITETQNLAMAEDLLRLHRIRHLPVVRGGKLVGLVTHRDLLKAAAKGGGADPAKQPLWASDVMVRDVRTVTADTSTREAVKMMLDNKFGCLPVVGADGTLIGILTEADMVRFAQHLIEDMDRRSLAAEYEA, from the coding sequence ATGACCCGCAGCAGCCTGGTCACGATCACCGAGACCCAGAACCTGGCCATGGCGGAGGACCTGCTCCGTCTGCATCGCATCCGGCACCTGCCCGTGGTGCGGGGGGGCAAGCTCGTCGGGCTCGTCACCCACCGGGATCTGCTGAAGGCCGCGGCGAAGGGCGGCGGGGCGGATCCGGCGAAGCAGCCGCTGTGGGCCTCGGACGTGATGGTGCGCGACGTGAGGACGGTGACGGCGGACACGTCCACCCGCGAGGCGGTGAAGATGATGCTGGACAACAAGTTCGGCTGCCTGCCCGTGGTGGGGGCGGACGGGACGCTCATCGGCATCCTCACCGAGGCGGACATGGTCCGCTTCGCCCAGCACCTCATCGAGGACATGGACCGCCGCAGCCTCGCGGCCGAGTACGAGGCCTGA
- a CDS encoding universal stress protein — protein MRTGKCRVHPHHPRGAPGAGPHGSLRGGHQRHPPRLLHRSRRGCRLPAARAGDRGGTPPLSAQYLSLQGPAHTPEQERLAEVLRGLIPPEAAVRGISTRVEVVHGRKVSEAINQAAERLSCDVICLATHGRSGLSKALVGSVAQEVLQASTRPVLLVRPE, from the coding sequence GTGCGTACCGGCAAGTGCCGTGTCCACCCTCACCATCCCCGAGGTGCGCCGGGTGCTGGCCCCCACGGATCTCTCCGAGGTGGGCATCAGCGCCATCCGCCACGCCTACTCCATCGTTCCCGCCGGGGGTGCCGTCTACCTGCTGCACGTGCTGGAGACCGTGGGGGGACGCCTCCCCTCTCCGCGCAATACCTCTCACTCCAGGGCCCGGCCCACACGCCCGAGCAGGAGCGCCTGGCCGAGGTGCTGCGGGGGCTCATCCCTCCCGAGGCGGCCGTCCGGGGCATCTCCACGCGCGTGGAGGTGGTCCACGGCCGCAAGGTGTCCGAGGCCATCAACCAGGCGGCCGAGCGGCTCAGCTGCGACGTCATCTGCCTGGCCACCCATGGGCGCTCGGGGCTCTCCAAGGCGCTGGTCGGCTCGGTGGCCCAGGAGGTGCTCCAGGCAAGCACGAGGCCGGTGTTGCTCGTCCGTCCGGAGTGA
- a CDS encoding OsmC family protein — protein sequence MTSIAITEFETRLHWQRHCGALLSGDRASAIPLGGPEEMEGPWSEGPWNPETLLVGAVEGRTLLAFLEQARSLGVEVLFYQSSAVARRVDGPDGLPHYTDLIVRPHVAVRSEQDASLVRGIFEALPERCFPSSMLKLTPRIEPIIDTWDEQHAAALEEDRRYRQTWRWWESGRAAGYEP from the coding sequence GTGACGTCCATTGCCATCACGGAGTTCGAGACGCGGCTCCACTGGCAGCGCCACTGTGGTGCGCTGCTCTCTGGAGACCGGGCCTCCGCCATCCCGCTGGGCGGGCCCGAGGAGATGGAGGGGCCCTGGAGCGAGGGCCCGTGGAACCCCGAGACCCTGCTCGTCGGTGCCGTGGAGGGGCGAACCCTCCTGGCCTTCCTGGAGCAGGCGCGTTCCCTGGGCGTGGAGGTTCTTTTCTACCAGAGCTCCGCCGTGGCCCGCCGGGTGGACGGTCCTGACGGGCTTCCCCACTATACGGACTTGATCGTCCGCCCCCACGTGGCCGTCCGGAGCGAGCAGGACGCGAGCCTCGTGCGGGGGATCTTCGAGGCGCTCCCGGAGCGATGCTTCCCCAGCTCCATGCTGAAGCTCACCCCCCGCATCGAGCCCATCATCGACACCTGGGACGAGCAGCATGCGGCGGCGCTCGAGGAGGATCGCCGCTACCGGCAGACTTGGCGGTGGTGGGAGAGCGGGAGGGCGGCCGGTTATGAACCTTGA